One region of Serinus canaria isolate serCan28SL12 chromosome 25, serCan2020, whole genome shotgun sequence genomic DNA includes:
- the LOC127060717 gene encoding atherin-like, translating into MKAERASEDRFPRLAEGVDPSPPAELVSGSWTKAPPPAASPALLGDTLNSRDDRRQPALESGPAAPPVGPPPAGVGPTPSAPVPPAYDPPAEPILEGYRLLGGSLSSWGSVWGDAHGFGDPQPPCSSSEASAREEEEEEEDEDEEDEDGTGSEASEDAGPPRQLNGEGRGGPPLRPPGQPPPERPPQPKACAPGEGGCQHMAPLKKEGAFGQPDRAVSPALAGAEPSVPLSPGRPGPQAAEGAPFSCTAGRKDKAVDPVEWSVRDVVEYFTEAGFPEQAGAFQEQEIDGKSLLLMQRADVLTGLSIRLGPALKIYEYHVKLLQRSHFQDEEPPPEPFPA; encoded by the exons ATGAAGGCGGAAAGAGCCTCGGAAGACAGGTTTCCGCgactcgccgaag GGGTGGACCCAtcgcctccagcagagcttgtcAGCGGTTCCTGGACGAAAGCACCACCTCCCGCGGCTTCGCCCGcgttgctaggcgacacactcaACAGCAGAGACGATCGACGGCAGCCCGCCCTGGAGTCGGGACCTGCAGCCCCACCCGTGGGCCCGCCTCCGGCGGGGGTCGGTCCCACGCCGTCCGCGCCGGTCCCTCCCGCGTAcgaccctccagcagagcca ATTTTGGAGGGCTATAGATTGTTGGGGGGTAGTCTCAGCTCCTGGGGTTCTGTGTGGGGTGATGCTCATGGTTTTGGGGACCCTCAgcccccctgcagcagcagcgaAGCCTCAGcacgggaggaggaggaggaggaggaggatgaggatgaagaaGACGAGGACGGGACGGGCTCGGAGGCCTCGGAGGATGCGGGGCCCCCCCGGCAGCTGAACGGGGAGGGCCGGGGGGGGCCCCCCCTGCGCCCCCCGGGGCAGCCACCCCCCGAGCGGCCCCCCCAGCCCAAGGCTTGCGCCCCGGGAGAGGGGGGCTGCCAGCACATGGCCCCCCTCAAAAAGGAGGGGGCCTTTGGGCAGCCCGACAGAGCAG TGTCCCCGGCGCTGGCGGGGGCTGAGCCCTCGGTGCCGCTGTCCCCAGGCCGGCCAGgcccccaggctgctgaggggGCCCCGTTCAGCTGCAC ggccgGGCGCAAGGACAAGGCCGTGGACCCAGTGGAGTGGTCAGTGCGGGACGTGGTCGAGTACTTCACCGAGGCCGGCTTCCCCGAGCAGGCCGGGGCCTTCCAGGAGCAG GAGATCGATGGCAAATCCCTGCTGCTGATGCAGAGGGCCGATGTGCTCACCGGGCTCTCCATCCGCCTGGGCCCCGCGCTCAAGATCTACGAGTACCACGTGAAGCTGCTGCAGCGCAGCCACTTCCAGGATGAGGAGCCCCCCCCGGAGCCCTTCCCGGCCTGA